Proteins from a genomic interval of Poecile atricapillus isolate bPoeAtr1 chromosome 1, bPoeAtr1.hap1, whole genome shotgun sequence:
- the NIPA2 gene encoding magnesium transporter NIPA2, producing MSQTRGKYDFCIGLVLAMSSSIFIGGSFILKKKGLLRLARKGSMRAGQGGHAYLKEWLWWAGLLSMGAGEVANFAAYAFAPATLVTPLGALSVLVSAILSSFFLNEKLNLHGKIGCLLSILGSTVMVIHAPQEEEVETLDEMSHKLGDPGFVVFATLVVIVSLILICVVGPRHGQTNILVYITICSVIGALSVSCVKGLGIAIKELFAGKPVLKHPLSWILLLSLTVCVSTQINYLNRALDIFNTSIVTPIYYVIFTTSVLTCSAILFKEWQHMAADDIIGTFSGFLTIIVGIFLLHAFKDVNFTLANLPLSLRKDDRAANGTLLSAYDSFNDDEESSACLGEMQSSESLSARRNGSLSAF from the exons ATGAGCCAAACTCGTGGGAAGTATGACTTCTGTATTGGTCTGGTGTTGGCTATGAGTTCCAGCATTTTCATTGGAGGAAGTTTCATCCTGAAAAAGAAAGGTCTCCTTCGGTTAGCCAGGAAAGGCTCCATGAGGGCAG GTCAAGGTGGTCATGCATACCTTAAGGAATGGCTGTGGTGGGCTGGACTTCTTTCAA TGGGAGCTGGAGAAGTAGCGAACTTTGCTGCCTATGCTTTTGCACCAGCTACGTTAGTGACTCCTCTAGGAGCTCTCAGTGTTCTTGTAAG tgcCATTCTGTCAtccttctttttaaatgaaaaacttAATTTACATGGAAAAATTGGATGTTTGTTAAGTATACTGGGATCAACTGTGATGGTAATTCATGCTCCACAAGAGGAAGAAGTAGAAACTTTGGATGAAATGTCTCACAAACTAGGTGATCCAG GTTTTGTGGTCTTCGCAACGCTGGTTGTCATTGTGTCTTTAATTCTAATATGTGTGGTGGGACCTCGCCATGGACAGACCAACATTCTCGTATACATAACAATTTGCTCTGTAATTGGAGCCTTATCAGTCTCCTGTGTCAAAGGTCTGGGCATCGCTATAAAGGAACTTTTTGCAGGAAAACCAGTGCTGAAACATCCCTTGTCTTGGATTCTGCTGCTAAGCCTTACTGTCTGTGTGAGCACGCAGATCAACTATTTAAACAGGGCTCTGGATATATTCAACACTTCAATAGTGACTCCAATATATTACGTAATCTTTACAACATCTGTTTTAACTTGTTCTGCCATCCTTTTCAAGGAATGGCAACACATGGCGGCTGATGACATTATCGGCACCTTCAGCGGCTTCCTGACTATTATTGTGGGGATCTTTTTATTGCATGCCTTCAAAGATGTTAACTTCACCCTAGCAAACCTGCCCCTCTCTCTGCGGAAGGATGATAGAGCAGCAAATGGCACTCTGCTGAGCGCATATGACAGCTTTAATGATGATGAAGAAAGTTCTGCCTGCCTAGGTGAAATGCAATCCAGTGAGAGTCTCTCAGCCAGGAGAAATGGAAGCCTGTCAGCCTTCTGA